The following proteins are co-located in the Chryseobacterium daecheongense genome:
- a CDS encoding SusD/RagB family nutrient-binding outer membrane lipoprotein, whose amino-acid sequence MKKYIITLLVLIFVAFSGCKDFEEINTDPLSANIDQVQPEYFLNSSILGAQQDPNIAERVFVLYWKTAARQHLSTGIAGGTDNDAWSVEYWKYISQWLNNANATIQIANEKKAKGQGLPHYDNLIQVARIWRAYLMSEFSDNFGPQPIQAFQAVNPDFNSEKEVYYYILEELKDAVGKIDLNQPVPADNISKYDLAYKLKWNLWVKYANSLRMRIAMRISEVDPVKAKSEFEAAVATNNFISVSTENFSVAEKPGWDALTGVMSREWNSQLLSATLNNLYVGLGGINSADQLSADKHSAIRDEDYIGIRYDEQFTKLTNDPSAGYWLDGIPNKMDPRAYKTFYIPGDFNNPIYSLYPTYTNDAKTNYGELKFSDNTTITVNAVNTWNAFTIGNWAEKGQRNGLRGLIGRAPALGKQYRESANSRIFFASWESYFLIAEASLKGWSTPMSDEAAYNKGIQDSFTYNGVSQFYGQYIASTDYNRDGTSVAYSHISEPGATHTMKYKDPATNNLVSVSVNYPVNTIYKNGAFKNDKLTKIITQKYLANMPWLPLESWNDHRRLGLPFFENPAVETPLVNLPAITTGNYMTNSIKNFPQRLRYPSSFRNSDPDGYQKAVQLLGAEDAILTPLWWAKH is encoded by the coding sequence ATGAAAAAATATATAATTACACTTCTCGTATTAATTTTTGTAGCATTTTCAGGATGTAAAGATTTTGAAGAAATTAATACAGATCCGTTATCTGCCAATATTGATCAGGTGCAGCCTGAATATTTTTTAAACAGTTCAATCTTAGGAGCACAGCAAGATCCCAATATTGCAGAAAGAGTTTTTGTGTTATACTGGAAAACAGCAGCAAGGCAGCATCTCAGTACGGGTATAGCCGGCGGTACGGATAATGATGCGTGGAGTGTGGAATATTGGAAGTATATCTCACAATGGCTGAATAATGCCAATGCTACGATTCAAATTGCCAATGAAAAGAAAGCTAAGGGTCAGGGACTGCCTCATTATGACAATTTGATTCAGGTTGCCCGTATATGGAGAGCCTATCTAATGAGTGAGTTTTCGGATAATTTCGGACCTCAGCCGATCCAGGCATTTCAGGCAGTTAATCCTGATTTTAATTCTGAAAAAGAAGTATATTACTATATCCTGGAGGAATTAAAAGATGCTGTGGGCAAAATCGATCTTAATCAGCCGGTGCCTGCGGACAATATCTCAAAATATGATCTTGCCTATAAATTAAAATGGAATTTATGGGTTAAATATGCCAATTCGCTTCGCATGAGAATAGCAATGAGAATTTCTGAAGTAGATCCGGTTAAGGCAAAATCAGAATTTGAGGCGGCTGTGGCAACTAATAATTTTATAAGTGTAAGTACCGAAAATTTTAGTGTCGCGGAAAAGCCGGGATGGGATGCTCTTACCGGTGTGATGTCGCGTGAATGGAATTCACAGTTATTATCTGCTACTCTTAACAATCTATATGTTGGATTAGGAGGTATAAATTCTGCAGATCAACTTAGCGCTGATAAGCATAGTGCAATACGGGACGAAGATTATATTGGAATAAGATATGATGAGCAGTTCACAAAACTTACTAATGATCCATCCGCAGGATATTGGCTGGATGGAATTCCGAACAAAATGGATCCTAGGGCATACAAAACATTTTACATTCCCGGTGATTTCAACAATCCTATTTATTCTCTTTATCCTACTTATACCAACGATGCGAAAACCAATTATGGAGAACTGAAATTTTCAGATAATACGACCATTACTGTAAATGCAGTCAATACCTGGAATGCATTTACTATTGGAAACTGGGCCGAAAAAGGACAAAGGAATGGATTACGAGGATTAATTGGCCGTGCACCGGCGTTGGGTAAGCAATACAGGGAAAGCGCTAATTCCAGGATATTTTTTGCGAGCTGGGAATCTTATTTCCTGATTGCAGAAGCTTCTTTGAAAGGATGGTCAACTCCAATGAGCGATGAAGCCGCCTATAACAAAGGGATCCAGGATAGCTTTACTTATAATGGGGTTTCTCAATTTTACGGACAGTATATTGCTTCTACCGATTATAACCGTGACGGAACTTCTGTTGCATACAGTCATATTTCGGAACCTGGAGCAACACACACAATGAAGTACAAAGATCCGGCGACCAATAATTTGGTCTCAGTCTCTGTTAACTATCCTGTTAATACGATATACAAAAATGGAGCATTTAAAAATGATAAATTAACTAAAATCATTACGCAAAAGTATTTGGCTAACATGCCGTGGCTTCCGCTTGAATCATGGAATGACCACCGAAGGCTGGGATTGCCGTTTTTTGAAAATCCGGCTGTGGAAACTCCCTTAGTTAACTTACCAGCTATTACAACAGGTAATTATATGACCAATTCAATTAAGAATTTTCCTCAGAGACTAAGGTATCCAAGCAGTTTCCGTAATTCGGATCCCGATGGTTATCAGAAAGCTGTACAGCTTTTAGGGGCAGAAGATGCTATACTGACTCCGCTATGGTGGGCAAAACACTAA
- a CDS encoding SusC/RagA family TonB-linked outer membrane protein: MNKTLFRIGLLQSVFFCFNGLYAQSTDSIKTSKIDEVVVTAYGVKKEKKSLGYSFQDVKGQALVDAKENNVTNALTGKVAGLQVVKGGFGPASSSRINIRGFNSFEGDSQPLIVVDGIPINNSAGVKGRSQDGAKNNDLWNPDTDMGNGLSDINPDDIETISVLKGGAASALYGARAGNGVILITTKSGKKKGGVGITYSTSLGFEKIFMKPDLQSNFAQGSNGLPNLPSNLDNTNSWGPQIDGTDMKVYDNLKGFFRTGTSVQHTISFQENLGEGTNLYTSGNYLYDNSQVPNSKYERWNFMAKMNSNFGAQKRWTTDVKIQYISTKANNRPNGGLDNNTYGSVLLMPRNIDIRDYKEGMTENNVTQRWITNNGVNPYWASYNRLNEDKKDRFLLSGYLKYQFNDWLSADVRLGTDFYSLDANAKTWTGSRLNNSYNTSQEKFYENNYITSLNAKKDNIIGKWGGSLSIYGQMMETRTNAIYLSAPNLTSPNFFNINNSVGNPDIREVILNKKINSAFAAAEINYDGYWFINATARNDWSSTLTVENRSYFYPSISTSLVITDMLTKINGTKLKFLSFAKVRASYAVTGNSLEAYELYNTFEVKKDPNGNVTADRKKILYDPNLRNEKLKTFEVGLDLRLFNRISLDVSYYNTKATDQLINLPMNPLSGYEKKKINAGGLQNQGIEVVFNTDIVKKQDFTWNTNINFSQMTSRIDKIDGEVTKYSLGGFDDVSIFAEVGRRYGAIYGSKFKRVEDTSSPYFGKLIVDGNGAPQKETGLFYLGNQSPKALFGFTNSFVYKNFGLSFQIDGRIGGEFFSGTQLALQKSGLAKDTAPGGKRDNFVVDGVVAGNNGGFTANTKEITQQNYWEAVTTGNLGITEQNIYDATNIRLRNIQVSYNFPKTMFEKFVIKSAKVAFTANNVWMIYSKAKGIDPESVFAISSNAVGFENLAFPTMRSYLFTITLGF; encoded by the coding sequence ATGAATAAAACACTATTTAGGATTGGTCTACTACAATCTGTATTCTTTTGTTTCAATGGGCTTTATGCACAATCTACAGATTCAATTAAAACTTCAAAAATTGATGAAGTAGTTGTTACTGCATATGGTGTGAAAAAAGAGAAGAAATCTCTGGGATATTCTTTCCAGGATGTTAAAGGACAGGCTTTAGTAGACGCTAAGGAAAACAATGTCACCAATGCACTAACAGGTAAGGTGGCGGGACTTCAGGTTGTAAAGGGCGGATTTGGACCAGCTTCATCTTCCAGAATCAATATCAGGGGATTCAATTCCTTTGAAGGAGATAGCCAGCCTTTAATTGTCGTGGATGGTATTCCCATTAATAATTCAGCCGGAGTAAAAGGCAGGAGCCAGGACGGGGCAAAGAATAATGATTTGTGGAACCCGGATACTGATATGGGAAATGGTTTAAGTGATATTAACCCTGACGATATCGAAACTATTTCTGTTCTTAAAGGAGGAGCTGCGTCGGCATTATATGGTGCAAGAGCTGGAAACGGGGTTATTCTCATCACAACGAAATCCGGCAAAAAGAAAGGAGGAGTTGGCATCACGTACTCCACAAGTTTAGGTTTTGAAAAGATATTTATGAAGCCCGACTTGCAAAGTAACTTTGCTCAGGGAAGCAACGGACTTCCAAATCTACCAAGTAATCTTGATAATACAAACAGCTGGGGACCTCAGATCGATGGAACAGATATGAAAGTCTATGATAACCTTAAAGGTTTTTTCAGGACAGGTACGAGTGTCCAACATACAATAAGTTTTCAGGAAAACCTGGGCGAGGGAACAAACTTATATACTTCCGGAAATTATTTATACGACAATAGTCAGGTTCCCAACTCGAAGTATGAAAGATGGAATTTTATGGCTAAAATGAATTCTAATTTCGGGGCACAAAAGAGATGGACAACTGATGTGAAAATCCAGTATATAAGTACCAAGGCAAATAATCGTCCTAATGGAGGTTTGGATAATAATACTTATGGTAGTGTCTTATTAATGCCGAGGAATATTGATATAAGAGATTACAAAGAAGGAATGACCGAGAATAACGTTACGCAGAGATGGATAACAAATAACGGAGTTAATCCTTATTGGGCTTCTTACAATAGGTTGAATGAAGATAAAAAAGACCGCTTCTTGCTAAGTGGCTATCTTAAATATCAATTCAATGACTGGCTGAGTGCGGATGTTCGCTTAGGAACGGACTTTTATTCTTTGGATGCCAATGCGAAAACATGGACGGGATCCAGGCTGAATAATTCTTATAATACAAGCCAGGAAAAGTTTTATGAGAATAATTATATAACGAGTTTGAATGCCAAAAAGGACAATATTATTGGAAAATGGGGTGGTTCCTTATCTATATATGGACAAATGATGGAAACAAGGACAAATGCGATCTATCTTTCAGCTCCCAATCTGACTTCTCCCAACTTTTTTAATATCAATAATTCTGTAGGTAATCCCGACATACGGGAAGTTATTTTAAATAAAAAAATCAACTCAGCTTTTGCAGCAGCAGAAATAAATTATGATGGATATTGGTTTATTAATGCTACAGCAAGGAATGATTGGTCATCAACGCTTACGGTAGAAAACCGCTCTTATTTTTATCCTTCAATAAGTACTTCATTGGTTATTACCGATATGCTTACAAAAATAAACGGGACCAAGCTCAAATTTTTATCTTTTGCTAAAGTAAGAGCTTCTTATGCTGTAACTGGAAACTCGTTGGAAGCTTATGAACTCTACAATACTTTTGAAGTTAAAAAAGATCCTAACGGAAACGTAACAGCAGATCGGAAAAAGATTTTATATGATCCGAACTTAAGGAATGAAAAGCTTAAAACATTTGAAGTTGGTCTGGATCTGCGATTATTTAACCGGATTTCACTGGATGTCAGTTATTACAATACCAAAGCAACTGATCAGCTGATCAACCTGCCAATGAATCCTCTTTCAGGGTATGAGAAAAAAAAGATCAATGCAGGAGGCCTGCAGAATCAGGGAATTGAAGTAGTATTCAATACGGATATTGTTAAAAAACAGGATTTTACATGGAATACAAATATCAACTTTTCCCAAATGACAAGCAGAATTGATAAGATCGATGGAGAGGTTACTAAATATTCGCTTGGCGGATTTGATGATGTAAGCATATTCGCAGAGGTTGGAAGAAGATATGGTGCTATATACGGCTCCAAATTTAAGAGGGTTGAAGATACAAGCAGTCCTTATTTTGGTAAACTGATCGTAGATGGAAATGGTGCGCCTCAAAAGGAAACCGGTCTTTTCTATTTGGGAAATCAGTCTCCTAAAGCATTATTTGGTTTTACCAATAGTTTTGTTTACAAAAATTTTGGCCTTTCCTTTCAGATTGACGGGCGTATCGGTGGAGAATTTTTCTCAGGAACACAATTAGCATTGCAAAAATCAGGTTTAGCGAAAGATACTGCACCTGGCGGAAAACGCGATAATTTTGTAGTGGACGGAGTCGTTGCCGGAAATAATGGAGGTTTTACAGCCAACACTAAAGAGATTACACAGCAGAATTACTGGGAAGCGGTTACCACAGGAAATTTAGGTATTACAGAACAGAATATTTATGATGCAACGAACATACGACTAAGAAATATTCAGGTTTCTTATAACTTTCCAAAGACAATGTTTGAAAAGTTTGTGATAAAAAGCGCTAAAGTGGCATTCACAGCAAATAATGTTTGGATGATCTATAGTAAGGCAAAGGGAATTGACCCCGAATCAGTGTTCGCTATAAGTTCAAATGCGGTAGGTTTTGAAAACCTTGCCTTTCCGACCATGAGATCATATTTATTTACCATAACCTTAGGATTTTAA
- a CDS encoding PadR family transcriptional regulator, producing MSTKHIIMSMLEIAPMTGYEIAQNLSTSVVPFWSATASQIYNALKSMKENNLVETENSIRGEKMNVEQYTLTDTGRKELDDWIQDDIQYIPIREPFLLWSSYMEKCTLEQALSVIDKHIEKFEKRARQLEEATYKIQTNEYKLMKMRSESTPKEKFKKIQMARAFAYGEIAAKARFEVEQAKRIRQFAYSFFSENDL from the coding sequence ATGTCGACCAAACACATCATTATGTCTATGTTGGAAATAGCCCCTATGACAGGTTACGAAATTGCTCAAAATTTGAGTACTTCAGTAGTTCCGTTTTGGAGTGCTACAGCTAGCCAGATTTATAATGCTCTTAAAAGTATGAAAGAGAACAACCTGGTAGAAACTGAAAATAGTATCAGGGGAGAAAAAATGAATGTGGAGCAGTATACCCTTACCGACACCGGTCGAAAAGAGCTTGATGATTGGATTCAGGATGATATTCAATATATCCCCATTCGGGAGCCTTTTTTACTTTGGTCTTCTTACATGGAAAAGTGTACTTTAGAACAGGCACTTTCTGTGATAGATAAACATATTGAAAAATTTGAAAAAAGAGCACGCCAGCTTGAAGAAGCTACCTATAAAATACAAACCAATGAGTACAAGCTGATGAAAATGAGATCGGAATCTACTCCAAAAGAGAAGTTTAAAAAAATTCAGATGGCGCGTGCTTTTGCTTATGGGGAAATTGCTGCCAAGGCAAGGTTTGAGGTTGAACAGGCAAAACGAATCAGACAATTTGCCTATTCTTTTTTTTCAGAAAATGATTTGTAA
- a CDS encoding cupin domain-containing protein: MKEKAALYSKLKEQNLVPLWLVEQDVLPLRPNPAAIPWLWKWDQLYELAATSGKLVNLEEGGDRRALGLSNPGLNGKPYATETLWMALQWLNGKEIAPPHRHISQASRFIIRSEGSYSTVEGNRIFLERGDYVLNPPMLWHDHGSTNDKHAIWLDALDIPLTNYLNANFFESYHLDQQEITKKMNASVLKHGNGNYRPLWEPSNNEYPPVSVFKWKDTLKALNDLKEADEASPYDDVALEYVNSFNGKAVMKTFGASIQMIRPKVHTKAHRHVSSNVYYVFEGNGYSVIDGVQFNWSEGDFFVIPTWAYHEHCNISEDSDAILFSVNDTPLMQTLDKYREEPYLENDGYQTVREVFKSPL; this comes from the coding sequence ATGAAAGAAAAAGCAGCGTTATACTCCAAACTAAAAGAACAAAATCTAGTTCCTCTTTGGCTTGTCGAGCAAGATGTATTACCGCTACGGCCTAATCCGGCTGCAATCCCCTGGCTTTGGAAATGGGATCAACTTTATGAACTGGCAGCAACTTCCGGAAAGCTCGTAAATCTTGAAGAAGGAGGGGACCGACGTGCTTTAGGATTAAGCAATCCAGGGCTTAATGGAAAACCTTATGCCACTGAAACTTTATGGATGGCATTACAATGGTTAAATGGTAAAGAGATCGCTCCTCCACACCGCCATATTTCACAGGCCTCAAGATTCATTATCCGAAGCGAGGGTTCTTATAGTACAGTTGAAGGAAATAGAATCTTTTTGGAAAGAGGAGATTATGTACTTAATCCCCCCATGCTGTGGCACGATCATGGCTCTACCAATGATAAACATGCGATCTGGTTAGACGCTTTAGACATTCCGCTTACCAACTATCTCAATGCCAATTTTTTTGAATCCTACCATTTGGATCAACAGGAAATAACCAAAAAAATGAATGCGTCTGTACTGAAGCATGGCAATGGTAATTACCGTCCTTTATGGGAACCTTCTAATAATGAATATCCTCCGGTATCAGTTTTTAAATGGAAAGACACCCTAAAAGCACTTAATGATCTTAAAGAAGCAGATGAAGCGAGTCCTTATGATGATGTTGCCCTGGAATACGTCAATTCATTCAATGGAAAGGCAGTCATGAAAACCTTTGGTGCATCAATACAAATGATCCGTCCTAAAGTACATACCAAAGCCCATCGTCATGTTTCCAGCAATGTATACTATGTTTTTGAAGGAAATGGCTATTCAGTGATAGATGGGGTACAATTTAACTGGTCGGAAGGGGATTTCTTTGTGATTCCTACCTGGGCCTATCATGAACATTGTAACATTTCAGAGGATTCTGATGCAATCCTATTCTCCGTAAATGATACCCCGCTGATGCAGACACTCGATAAATACAGAGAAGAACCTTATCTCGAAAATGATGGTTATCAAACCGTTCGCGAAGTCTTTAAAAGTCCTCTCTAA
- a CDS encoding fumarylacetoacetate hydrolase family protein, whose protein sequence is MKLLMFTVGSSQPKFGAFVQEKIIDLNEIARLAKFSLPPSIQESLKSSSGLSDAEKVIAYAVANWNQLPENAIWKEDQIEWLPIVGSPEKIVCVGLNYKHHIMEMKREMPSTPVLFAKMATTLNGHRQDVPYIDLSNSLDYEAEMAVIIGKKGKNIKKENALEYVAGYSCFNDVTVREYQFRTIQWMQGKNFDGHGPIGPMLVTRDEIEDLTASRITLRLNGEVMQESFIGDLIFDVPTLIEAISEIMTLNPGDIIATGTPSGVGFGRTPKVFMQRGDVVEVEITNIGLLQNTIK, encoded by the coding sequence ATGAAATTATTAATGTTTACCGTGGGCTCTTCACAGCCCAAATTCGGGGCTTTTGTTCAGGAAAAAATCATTGATCTTAATGAAATTGCCCGCCTGGCAAAGTTTTCCCTGCCTCCCAGTATACAAGAATCTCTAAAAAGCAGTTCCGGATTATCAGATGCTGAAAAAGTTATCGCATATGCTGTGGCAAACTGGAATCAACTTCCGGAAAATGCGATTTGGAAAGAAGATCAGATTGAATGGCTTCCTATAGTAGGATCTCCCGAAAAAATTGTATGTGTGGGACTGAATTATAAGCACCATATTATGGAAATGAAAAGAGAAATGCCTTCCACACCCGTATTATTTGCTAAAATGGCAACGACATTAAACGGACATAGACAAGATGTCCCGTATATAGACCTCTCTAACTCTTTAGATTATGAAGCAGAAATGGCTGTTATTATCGGTAAAAAAGGGAAAAATATAAAAAAAGAGAATGCCTTGGAGTATGTAGCTGGGTATTCATGCTTTAATGATGTAACAGTACGTGAATATCAATTTAGAACTATTCAGTGGATGCAGGGAAAAAACTTTGATGGACATGGACCTATAGGCCCTATGCTGGTAACCCGCGACGAAATAGAAGATCTTACTGCTTCCAGAATTACCCTTCGACTCAATGGAGAAGTAATGCAGGAGTCTTTTATTGGTGATCTCATTTTTGATGTTCCCACCCTTATTGAAGCTATATCAGAAATCATGACCCTGAATCCCGGAGACATCATCGCCACTGGCACTCCCTCTGGTGTCGGATTTGGGAGAACTCCAAAAGTATTCATGCAAAGAGGAGATGTAGTGGAAGTAGAAATTACCAATATCGGCTTGCTACAAAATACTATTAAATAA
- a CDS encoding DinB family protein — MSNTTLTLEEIKESLQHSQKKFLNLLDEVVPIQKLYIRPSSEEWSCGIVFWHIGEARIFFVNEIQKVLDDPSISIGRKMDNPIRLANIEEADKTQPSPTEIRDRLEKSYTEITRLFEKLTPSDLEKEIQHMNPKFGLMKLRDFIDHFIVEHDAIHVAQINRVVSQIN; from the coding sequence ATGAGCAATACAACATTAACTCTTGAGGAGATCAAGGAATCTCTTCAACATTCCCAAAAAAAATTTCTGAATCTGTTAGACGAAGTTGTTCCCATACAAAAGCTATATATAAGGCCTTCGAGCGAAGAGTGGTCTTGTGGTATTGTATTCTGGCATATTGGTGAAGCCCGGATTTTCTTTGTAAACGAAATTCAAAAAGTATTGGATGATCCTTCTATTTCTATTGGTAGAAAAATGGATAATCCAATTCGTTTAGCCAATATAGAAGAAGCGGATAAGACTCAACCATCACCAACAGAAATCCGGGACAGGTTGGAAAAAAGCTATACCGAAATTACCCGTTTATTTGAAAAGCTGACCCCTTCCGACCTAGAAAAGGAAATTCAGCATATGAATCCTAAATTCGGATTAATGAAGCTTAGGGATTTTATTGATCATTTTATCGTTGAGCATGATGCTATCCACGTTGCCCAAATTAACAGGGTCGTGAGTCAGATCAACTAG
- a CDS encoding MFS transporter — MDSQISEHKRLGQTQPNYALLLLTLVFALGLLDRVIFNVLLDPIREEFHLSDTVMGLLSGFAFVAFYSAMTFPVARLADRYNRRNIVVTGLTIWSAMTAFSGLVANTLQLTIARIMVGFGESMGSAPGHSLLSDFFPKEKRPKAFSIYSGGLHIGILLGYIIAGLVGQMLGWRYAFFFAGAPGLILALIIRLTMKEPLRGSSEEHYKLKELGIPLKEALKDIFSRQSYLLVLIATTMGAFVIYALSTWEATFLRRIYHFNGKQIGLIVGVVKGGTGLAGAFLGGWLSNTFGKKDYKYILQIPAIATFLCAAFSLVFLFSTNATMAIIGLGITTFFLAFHIGVSWGVAQTVTRVEVRTLAAAILTISCNFIGHGFGSSVPGFFNDLLSETYSVNAIRYSLLSATGVALLASIIYWKASGLLRKDINTIEQR, encoded by the coding sequence ATGGACTCTCAAATTTCTGAGCATAAAAGGCTGGGGCAAACCCAGCCTAATTATGCACTACTATTACTGACTCTGGTATTTGCGCTAGGGTTATTGGACCGGGTTATTTTCAATGTACTTTTGGACCCTATCAGAGAGGAATTCCACCTATCAGACACTGTGATGGGTTTATTATCAGGCTTCGCTTTCGTTGCATTTTATTCTGCCATGACCTTTCCCGTTGCAAGACTTGCCGACCGATATAACAGAAGGAATATTGTGGTTACAGGACTTACTATATGGAGTGCCATGACTGCTTTTAGCGGACTTGTGGCTAATACTCTTCAGCTTACAATTGCCAGGATTATGGTTGGCTTTGGAGAGTCAATGGGGTCTGCTCCTGGTCATTCTCTTCTTTCCGATTTTTTCCCGAAAGAAAAACGTCCTAAAGCTTTCAGCATTTATTCCGGAGGTCTTCACATTGGAATACTGTTAGGCTATATCATTGCTGGTCTTGTAGGCCAAATGCTGGGATGGCGTTATGCCTTCTTTTTTGCCGGAGCACCAGGACTTATACTTGCTCTCATTATCCGTTTAACAATGAAAGAACCATTACGAGGCAGCTCAGAAGAACATTACAAACTAAAAGAGCTTGGAATTCCTTTAAAAGAAGCCCTTAAAGACATTTTTAGCCGGCAAAGTTATCTTCTTGTACTCATCGCAACCACTATGGGAGCTTTCGTGATTTATGCATTAAGTACGTGGGAAGCAACTTTCCTCAGAAGAATTTATCACTTTAATGGAAAACAAATAGGATTGATTGTAGGAGTGGTGAAAGGGGGAACGGGTCTTGCAGGTGCTTTTCTTGGAGGATGGCTTTCTAATACCTTTGGAAAGAAAGATTATAAATATATCTTACAAATCCCAGCTATAGCAACATTTTTATGTGCCGCCTTTTCTCTTGTATTCCTATTTTCCACAAATGCTACTATGGCCATTATAGGACTCGGTATTACAACATTTTTTCTCGCATTTCATATTGGAGTATCCTGGGGTGTAGCTCAGACAGTCACACGTGTTGAAGTACGTACACTGGCTGCCGCAATATTAACCATTTCCTGCAACTTTATCGGTCATGGATTTGGCAGTTCTGTGCCAGGCTTTTTCAATGATCTTTTGTCTGAAACATATAGTGTTAATGCCATACGCTATTCATTGTTATCTGCAACAGGTGTAGCATTGCTAGCAAGTATCATTTATTGGAAAGCTTCAGGGCTTCTAAGAAAAGACATTAATACAATAGAACAAAGATAG